The window CAGGCGgttacttttccttttcattttctcacaTTTCCACCGTTTTTTCTATGTCCCTTCCCTAGGGTTCTCTTTTTTTTCCGCGCTTCCCCCATGGACTAAATTATATTTCCTCGGCTCTTCATGTTCGTCTCTCCATTCCCGTGATCGAGTTCGGATTATTGACAAGCTTTGTTGCTGAAACCGGTATGCCTCTCCCATGGAAGAATGCGAGGGTGGGGCGAATTTCGCGGTTTGTGGCGGATCTCCAGTCACCCAAGCGCGGTGGGTCGCTGGTCGTGGAGACCGGCTTCCCCACCTCGCTCATCGATCTCTTTGTCAAGAATCGGGATCGCCTCAAGAAACCCAGAAAAAGGCGTTCTCGTGTCTCCGATCCAGTCCCGCAGCAGCCTGTGGAGCCTCAACGGCGTCCCGAGTCTGTGCAGGCTCCGGCGTCTTCGGATTCTTTTTCGGAGATCAGGAGCGTTGAATGTGAAGAAGAGGAGATTGGTGGTATTGATGGGGGCAGTCTGGTAGATGGTGGTGGTGAGGTTGAAGAGAGCGTCCGAAGGCCGAGTGGGAGGGGAGTGACTGTGGCGGTTTTGAAGATGTCGGTGGTTGTAATTCTAGCTTTGGGGACGAAGAAGCTCGCGGTTGGTATCACAATGTCTGCTTTTTTGCTTCTCTTCCTTGAATATGCGGCCAAGTGGGTTTTTGGTTTATTGACACCGTGTTCCGATGCCCAAATCGCCATCAAGTCCCTGATCCCAAAggtctttccctttcttttgaCCAAACAGACAGCATTGAATCCACCAGAGGCTCCCACTCCCATAACTCTGAGCAATGCTTCCGTTGAAGAAATTCAGATTGCTGAATCTCAGTTTGATTTCCCTGCACCCGTGGAAGAAACTCGAGAAATTCAAGAAATTCAAATGGGAAGGCCCAAGATTGATTTTCCTGCCGGGGAGAGAAGATGGGGATATATGGAAGTGAAGGAAAGGGAGGGTGATAAGGAGAAGGAAGAGGAAATATTTGAAGCTTTGGAACCCAAACATGGACACAGCCGGAGTGCCAGGCTGAAAGCTAAGATCAAGAAATATATTCCAAAAAAGATTCGTCGTAGGAAATGGGGAAGTGGTAAGGAGAAAGGGAGAGGGCCAGACTCGAGCAGTGAAGTGTCTAGTTGTATGGGAGGTGATAAACCAGGTAgctttgaagaagaagaagaagaagtagagGAACAAGATGATGAGGATAAATCATTTCAATCACCACCCCTAGAAGAGCAGGAAAAATTGCGTGAGGAACCAGATATGAATGGTGCCAGTTGTAGTTCTGACATACAATCACAAAATGATGTGGAAGCAGCTGTAGTCAGAGAGAACCCAGAGAAGGAAAT of the Vitis vinifera cultivar Pinot Noir 40024 chromosome 10, ASM3070453v1 genome contains:
- the LOC104880535 gene encoding uncharacterized protein LOC104880535; protein product: MPLPWKNARVGRISRFVADLQSPKRGGSLVVETGFPTSLIDLFVKNRDRLKKPRKRRSRVSDPVPQQPVEPQRRPESVQAPASSDSFSEIRSVECEEEEIGGIDGGSLVDGGGEVEESVRRPSGRGVTVAVLKMSVVVILALGTKKLAVGITMSAFLLLFLEYAAKWVFGLLTPCSDAQIAIKSLIPKVFPFLLTKQTALNPPEAPTPITLSNASVEEIQIAESQFDFPAPVEETREIQEIQMGRPKIDFPAGERRWGYMEVKEREGDKEKEEEIFEALEPKHGHSRSARLKAKIKKYIPKKIRRRKWGSGKEKGRGPDSSSEVSSCMGGDKPGSFEEEEEEVEEQDDEDKSFQSPPLEEQEKLREEPDMNGASCSSDIQSQNDVEAAVVRENPEKEIGRNSGYLVLFLIALAGLLGGRVLALLLTTACCLMLKLFKKPITLLT